A window from Kovacikia minuta CCNUW1 encodes these proteins:
- a CDS encoding ABC transporter permease subunit has translation MQQLPQDYKNVSRVLRLSGKEYFFSILLPSIVPYMFTGLRLGIGLAWLAIVAAEMLRGDTGIGFFIWNSYNSGNLSEVILALFYIGIVGLLLDKFVGFISSFVSSDK, from the coding sequence GTGCAGCAACTCCCGCAGGACTACAAAAACGTTTCCAGGGTGTTGCGTCTGTCGGGTAAGGAATATTTCTTCAGCATTCTGTTGCCTTCCATCGTGCCCTACATGTTTACAGGGCTACGGTTAGGAATTGGACTGGCGTGGTTGGCGATCGTTGCCGCTGAAATGCTGCGAGGCGATACCGGAATTGGTTTCTTTATCTGGAACTCTTACAACAGCGGCAACCTGAGCGAAGTGATCCTGGCATTGTTCTATATCGGCATCGTTGGGCTGTTGCTCGATAAGTTTGTTGGGTTCATTTCCAGCTTTGTAAGTTCGGACAAGTAG